Genomic window (Alphaproteobacteria bacterium):
CGAGTTCATCAAGCGCGCAAAGGACAAAAACGACTCGTTCCGCCTCATGGGTTTCGGGCATCGCGTCTACAAACACTACGATCCACGGGCGAGCGTGATGCGCCGCACATGCTATGAAGTGCTTGATCATCTCGGCGTGAAACATGACCCGCTTCTCGAGCTGGCCATGGCGCTCGAGAAAATCGCCCTCGAGGACGAATATTTCGTCGAGCGGAAGCTCTATCCG
Coding sequences:
- a CDS encoding citrate/2-methylcitrate synthase produces the protein EFIKRAKDKNDSFRLMGFGHRVYKHYDPRASVMRRTCYEVLDHLGVKHDPLLELAMALEKIALEDEYFVERKLYPNVDFYSGIILKAIGFPTSMFTALFAIARTVGWVAQWNEMIEDPSQKIGRPRQLYTGHTKRAYVPIEQRK